In a genomic window of Nodularia sp. LEGE 06071:
- a CDS encoding FkbM family methyltransferase gives MTEISFRPNTIDEVAFRYVVENNEYRIPEQLQAEDRIIDIGAHIGCFSYLCWQRGSRKIEGFEANLENAELARKNLASTNVVINSKAVWRSDKKQETELYHSGYTQMLADGPDPVGMNTASGNIFASDGQPVSTVALDDIIGDSKVKILKIDCEGSEFPILLTSQRLRQVCCFVGEYHLMDSIPSAAQVEGFEKYTVGTLADLFISHRFKVEFVPYPDARFSNVGNFFAYNLDLE, from the coding sequence ATGACTGAAATTTCCTTCCGGCCTAATACAATAGATGAAGTAGCCTTCCGTTATGTTGTCGAAAATAACGAATATCGAATTCCTGAACAGCTGCAAGCAGAAGATCGCATCATTGACATTGGAGCGCATATAGGATGTTTTTCTTACTTATGTTGGCAACGGGGGTCGCGAAAGATTGAAGGGTTTGAAGCTAATTTAGAAAATGCTGAACTAGCACGAAAAAATCTTGCTTCTACAAATGTGGTAATTAATTCCAAAGCCGTTTGGCGTTCAGATAAAAAACAAGAGACTGAGTTATATCATTCTGGCTATACACAAATGTTAGCTGATGGTCCCGATCCGGTAGGGATGAACACAGCATCGGGAAATATTTTTGCGTCAGATGGTCAACCTGTAAGCACAGTTGCCCTTGATGATATCATCGGAGATTCAAAGGTCAAAATTCTCAAAATCGATTGCGAAGGAAGTGAGTTTCCCATTCTTCTCACATCTCAACGCTTACGACAAGTCTGCTGTTTTGTCGGGGAGTATCATCTGATGGACTCCATCCCCAGTGCAGCACAGGTAGAAGGGTTCGAGAAATACACTGTGGGAACGTTGGCAGATTTATTCATTAGTCATCGCTTTAAAGTGGAATTTGTCCCCTATCCAGATGCTCGGTTTTCTAATGTCGGAAATTTCTTCGCCTATAATCTTGACTTAGAATAA
- a CDS encoding class I SAM-dependent methyltransferase, whose protein sequence is MLQENQTPTDIFSEIYANNIWGGNSGEFFSGKGSDDIFAIPYCKLLTEFAVKQQLKNIKIVDLGCGDFRVGQQLLKNLEQAQIKYQYIGIDIVPTLIERNQRQYANANVEFLCVDVLTEDLPTGDICLIRQVLQHLSNQHIQKFIEKITQYNYVFVTESYPENEQDCIPNIDISTGAEIRLEKNSAVFLDQAPFNLNNVELVLTIPYKEEIPLYGKHSKLCIFKVENN, encoded by the coding sequence ATGCTACAAGAGAATCAAACACCCACTGATATTTTCTCGGAAATATATGCAAACAACATCTGGGGAGGAAATTCAGGAGAATTTTTCTCAGGTAAAGGTTCAGATGATATTTTTGCTATCCCTTATTGTAAATTACTCACAGAGTTTGCTGTGAAGCAACAGTTAAAAAATATCAAAATTGTCGATTTAGGATGTGGTGATTTTCGGGTTGGTCAACAGCTTTTAAAAAATTTAGAACAAGCCCAGATTAAATATCAATATATAGGTATAGACATAGTACCAACATTAATAGAACGCAATCAGAGACAATATGCTAATGCTAATGTAGAGTTCTTATGTGTTGATGTTTTGACCGAAGATTTACCGACTGGAGATATCTGCTTAATTCGCCAAGTTTTGCAGCACTTATCTAACCAACATATTCAAAAATTTATCGAGAAAATCACTCAATATAATTATGTATTTGTGACTGAAAGTTATCCTGAGAATGAACAGGATTGTATACCCAATATAGATATATCGACAGGTGCTGAAATTAGATTAGAAAAAAATTCAGCAGTCTTTTTAGATCAAGCTCCGTTTAATTTAAATAATGTAGAGCTAGTTCTAACTATACCCTACAAAGAGGAGATTCCTTTATATGGTAAGCATAGTAAGCTGTGTATCTTTAAAGTTGAGAATAATTAA
- a CDS encoding ABC transporter substrate-binding protein — protein sequence MKMTLLLHPITSYFRQWIAAAGRRLVLGLVLISCLIILSGCQASSPKDDGVIRLTLWQGINPPVNRDVFQKLVDKFNQTHPDIQVESIFAGGLDQQLPKILAAVVGNVPPDILSFYPQLTGQFSQLDAIRPLEDWLDKLPLKSEISPNLLAALTLDNHLWSIPLYTSNLGIFYRPQLFQAAGITETPKTWAELREVAKKLTIDKDGDGKPEQHGILLPLGKGEWTVFSWFPFLWSAGGEIITDNRPNLTTDAAVTALQFWQDLIKDGSAKLSAPERGYEEDDFIAGRVAMQITGPWTYIMKSNVDYQVFPMPASVEQATVIGDGNFYVMKTTPAREEAALKFLEFVLSEEFQTEWSIGTGFLPVNIKSTQSAAYQQFITEKPVLKVFLEQMPAARGRPIIAGYSSLSDSLGRAIEATLLGASPEQSLKAAQQRLDLIWK from the coding sequence ATGAAAATGACTCTTTTACTACACCCAATTACCAGTTATTTTCGCCAGTGGATTGCTGCTGCTGGGAGGCGATTAGTTTTAGGACTTGTGCTGATTTCATGTTTAATCATCTTATCTGGCTGTCAAGCTTCATCACCAAAAGATGATGGTGTAATTCGGTTGACATTGTGGCAAGGAATTAATCCCCCAGTTAATCGAGATGTATTTCAAAAATTAGTCGATAAATTTAATCAGACTCATCCTGATATCCAAGTAGAATCTATTTTTGCCGGTGGACTAGACCAACAATTGCCGAAAATTCTCGCCGCAGTTGTGGGAAATGTCCCTCCAGATATCCTGAGTTTTTACCCACAACTGACAGGTCAATTTAGTCAATTAGACGCAATTCGACCTTTAGAAGATTGGTTAGACAAATTACCCCTGAAATCGGAAATTAGCCCCAACTTATTGGCAGCATTAACATTAGACAATCATCTGTGGTCAATTCCACTTTACACCAGCAATCTGGGCATTTTTTACCGACCTCAGTTGTTCCAAGCGGCGGGAATTACCGAAACACCAAAAACTTGGGCAGAATTAAGAGAAGTTGCCAAAAAATTGACCATAGACAAAGATGGCGACGGTAAACCCGAACAGCATGGAATTTTATTACCTTTAGGTAAAGGCGAATGGACTGTATTTAGTTGGTTCCCCTTTTTATGGAGTGCTGGCGGGGAGATAATTACTGATAATCGACCAAATTTGACCACCGATGCAGCTGTGACAGCTTTGCAATTTTGGCAAGATTTAATTAAAGATGGTTCAGCCAAGTTATCTGCACCTGAGCGAGGTTATGAAGAAGACGACTTTATCGCCGGTCGCGTTGCGATGCAGATTACAGGCCCTTGGACTTATATCATGAAGTCTAATGTTGATTATCAGGTATTTCCCATGCCTGCAAGTGTCGAACAGGCTACAGTCATTGGCGATGGTAATTTTTATGTGATGAAGACTACCCCAGCCAGAGAAGAAGCCGCACTCAAGTTTTTAGAGTTTGTTTTGAGTGAAGAATTCCAAACAGAATGGAGTATCGGGACGGGTTTTTTGCCGGTGAATATCAAATCTACCCAAAGTGCAGCTTATCAGCAATTCATTACCGAAAAACCCGTGTTAAAAGTTTTTCTAGAACAAATGCCTGCGGCACGTGGTAGACCGATTATTGCTGGTTATAGTAGTTTATCTGATAGTCTGGGTCGAGCTATTGAGGCTACCTTGCTGGGTGCATCTCCAGAACAAAGTTTAAAAGCAGCTCAACAACGCCTCGATTTAATTTGGAAATAA
- a CDS encoding glycosyltransferase family 4 protein, with protein MSTPIGFLGSGEGGGVELTLANVVQSLIERNHTVTIVAPQGSQSAYGQVIEVAGVAPDSAQHQERHTPVSIPAGSVLGQMWETARKLQPEFDILLNFAYDWLPFYLTPFFQRPVAHLVSMGSLSMVMDEAIHTVARHFPGTIAVHTQAQAQTFGFASAYRCLENGLDLSLYNCNLHPQDHLGWVGRIAPEKGLEDAISAVNKTQIPLKIWGKIENPQYWEWIQAEFPSAPFSYQGFLPTPALQEALGKCRGLLMTPHWVEAFGNVCIEALACGVPVIAYNRGGPSEIVKSGKTGWLVEPDSVDGLVEAIAKLGQIDRRHCREQAEAVYSLAALGENFEAWLNDCLENHLG; from the coding sequence GTGTCTACACCCATTGGTTTTTTAGGTTCCGGAGAGGGAGGTGGAGTAGAATTAACCCTGGCCAATGTGGTTCAGTCCTTAATTGAGCGTAACCATACTGTTACCATTGTTGCACCCCAAGGCTCTCAGTCAGCCTATGGACAGGTCATAGAAGTAGCCGGAGTCGCCCCGGACTCTGCACAACATCAGGAACGCCATACTCCTGTTTCTATTCCCGCCGGTAGTGTCTTAGGGCAGATGTGGGAAACAGCAAGGAAATTGCAGCCAGAGTTTGATATCCTGCTGAACTTTGCCTATGATTGGCTACCTTTTTATCTCACGCCTTTTTTCCAGCGCCCTGTAGCCCATTTGGTCAGTATGGGGTCTTTGTCTATGGTGATGGATGAAGCAATCCATACTGTAGCTCGACATTTTCCCGGAACAATTGCTGTTCATACTCAAGCCCAAGCCCAAACCTTTGGTTTTGCTTCCGCCTATCGTTGTCTGGAAAATGGATTGGATCTCAGTCTTTATAACTGTAATTTACACCCCCAGGATCACTTAGGATGGGTGGGGCGCATTGCTCCGGAAAAAGGCTTAGAAGATGCTATTTCGGCAGTTAACAAAACCCAGATTCCGTTAAAAATTTGGGGTAAAATAGAAAACCCTCAGTACTGGGAATGGATTCAAGCCGAATTTCCCTCAGCCCCATTTAGCTATCAGGGGTTTTTACCAACTCCAGCCCTCCAGGAAGCTTTAGGAAAATGCCGGGGGTTATTAATGACTCCCCATTGGGTGGAAGCCTTTGGGAATGTGTGCATAGAAGCTCTGGCTTGTGGTGTGCCAGTGATTGCTTATAATCGTGGTGGACCAAGTGAAATTGTCAAATCAGGCAAAACAGGATGGCTGGTAGAACCAGATAGTGTAGATGGACTGGTGGAAGCGATCGCCAAATTAGGGCAAATTGATCGCCGTCATTGCCGAGAACAGGCAGAAGCGGTCTATTCTTTAGCGGCTTTAGGGGAAAACTTTGAAGCTTGGCTCAATGATTGTTTAGAGAACCATTTGGGATGA
- the dnaK gene encoding molecular chaperone DnaK — translation MPKVIGIDLGTTNSCAAVMEGGKPLVIANAEGQRVTPSVVAYTKSGERLVGQIARRQAVMNPENTFYSVKRFIGRKYEEITHEATEVTYKIVRDRDGNVKLDCPAASKQFAPEEVSAQVLRKLVDDSSKYLGDKVTQAVITVPAYFNDSQRQATKDAGKIAGVEVLRIINEPTAAALAYGLDKKHNETILVFDLGGGTFDVSILEVGDGVFEVKSTSGDTHLGGDDFDKKIVDWLATEFLRNQGIDLRKDKQALQRLTEAAEKAKIELSSATQTNINLPFITATQAGPQHLDMSLTRAKFEEMTADLLDRCRKPVQQAMQDAKLSNAEIDEVVLVGGSTRIPAVQELVRRIIGKDPCQGVNPDEVVAIGAAIQAGVLAGEVKDILLLDVTPLSLGVETLGGVMTKIISRNTTIPVKKSEIFSTAADGQTNVEVHALQGEREFAKDNKSLGTFRLDGIPPAPRGVPQIEVTFDIDANGILSVTAQDKATGKQQSISITGASTLDQRSVENMVRDAEAHAESDRKRREQIDTKNMADSLAYQAQKQLQDLGDKVSAENRSRVEGLVRDLQEAINQDNFERMKSLTNELQQALMQVGSAVYAQAGGNGRATGEGDRPSGEDVIDADFVESK, via the coding sequence ATGCCGAAAGTAATTGGAATTGATTTAGGAACCACAAACTCTTGCGCTGCTGTGATGGAAGGTGGAAAACCCTTAGTCATTGCTAACGCTGAAGGACAACGGGTTACTCCTTCTGTGGTGGCTTATACTAAGTCTGGTGAACGCTTAGTGGGTCAAATAGCCAGACGACAAGCGGTGATGAACCCGGAAAATACCTTTTATTCGGTGAAACGCTTCATTGGGCGCAAATATGAAGAAATTACCCATGAAGCTACAGAAGTTACTTACAAAATTGTGCGCGATCGCGATGGTAACGTTAAACTGGACTGTCCCGCAGCAAGTAAGCAATTTGCACCCGAAGAAGTTTCTGCCCAAGTTTTACGGAAGTTGGTAGATGATAGCAGTAAATATCTGGGAGACAAAGTTACTCAAGCTGTGATTACGGTTCCAGCTTACTTCAATGACTCCCAACGCCAAGCGACCAAAGACGCGGGTAAAATTGCGGGTGTGGAAGTTCTCCGTATTATCAACGAACCGACAGCAGCAGCCCTGGCTTATGGTTTAGATAAAAAGCACAATGAAACTATTTTGGTCTTTGACCTTGGTGGTGGGACTTTTGACGTTTCTATTTTGGAAGTAGGAGACGGCGTATTTGAAGTTAAATCCACCAGTGGCGACACCCATTTAGGTGGTGACGACTTCGATAAAAAGATTGTTGATTGGTTAGCAACTGAGTTTCTGCGTAATCAAGGTATTGACCTGCGTAAAGATAAACAAGCTTTACAAAGATTAACTGAAGCCGCAGAAAAAGCCAAAATTGAGCTTTCCAGTGCGACTCAAACTAATATTAACCTCCCCTTTATTACAGCGACTCAAGCGGGACCGCAACACCTGGATATGAGTTTGACAAGGGCTAAGTTTGAGGAAATGACGGCGGATCTTTTAGACCGTTGTCGAAAACCAGTGCAACAAGCAATGCAAGATGCCAAACTGAGCAATGCGGAAATTGATGAAGTTGTATTAGTCGGTGGTTCAACGCGGATTCCGGCTGTGCAAGAATTGGTACGGCGGATTATTGGTAAAGATCCTTGTCAAGGTGTGAACCCTGATGAAGTGGTAGCGATTGGTGCTGCTATTCAAGCGGGTGTCTTAGCTGGTGAGGTGAAAGATATCCTGCTGTTAGATGTCACTCCCTTGTCTTTGGGTGTGGAAACTCTCGGCGGTGTGATGACGAAGATTATTAGCCGTAATACTACTATCCCAGTGAAAAAGTCGGAAATCTTCTCGACGGCGGCTGATGGTCAAACAAATGTAGAAGTTCACGCTCTCCAAGGTGAGAGAGAATTCGCTAAAGATAACAAGAGTTTGGGGACATTCCGCTTAGATGGGATTCCGCCAGCACCTAGAGGTGTACCACAAATTGAGGTGACTTTTGATATTGATGCCAACGGTATTCTTTCTGTGACGGCTCAAGATAAGGCTACAGGTAAACAGCAGTCGATTTCGATTACAGGTGCTTCCACTCTCGATCAGCGAAGTGTGGAAAACATGGTGCGGGATGCAGAAGCCCACGCGGAGTCAGACCGCAAACGCCGTGAACAAATTGATACGAAGAATATGGCAGATTCTTTGGCTTATCAAGCTCAGAAGCAATTGCAAGATTTGGGTGACAAGGTGAGTGCTGAGAATCGTAGCCGAGTTGAAGGATTGGTACGGGATTTACAGGAGGCGATTAATCAAGATAATTTTGAGCGGATGAAGTCTCTGACAAATGAGTTACAGCAAGCTTTGATGCAAGTTGGTAGTGCTGTTTATGCTCAAGCTGGTGGTAATGGTAGAGCTACAGGCGAAGGCGATCGCCCCAGTGGTGAAGATGTGATTGATGCCGATTTTGTGGAAAGTAAATAA
- a CDS encoding UDP-N-acetylmuramoyl-tripeptide--D-alanyl-D-alanine ligase, with the protein MPWSATISQLLSVLCAQPVNLSEAALTQVSSTIQTDTRILQPGEVFLALRGENFDGHDFVPRAIAQGAIAAIVDCDYDNPGLPVLQVRNTLEAYQQLARWWRDRLNIPVIGVTGSVGKTTTKEIIAAVLATEGRVHKTFSNFNNEIGVPKTLLELDTEHDYAVVEMAMRGQGQIAELTQIARPNIGVITNVGTAHIELLGSEEAIAQAKCELLAEMPEDGVAILNHDNPLLMATAQQVWSGEVVTYGLSGGDIQGLLIDHETIQVRGMRLPLPLPGRHNASNFLAALAVAQVLGIDWSKLQDGVMVNMPTGRSQRFTLPHDILILDETYNAAPEAMAAALQLLADTPGKRKIAVLGAMKELGEKSLQLHQRVGETVQRLQLDGLLVLVDGKDAEAIAKSAGGIPSECFTSHADLLARLKTFVQTGDRLLFKAAHSVGLDRVVNQFRAEFL; encoded by the coding sequence ATGCCTTGGTCTGCTACCATCTCCCAACTGTTGTCAGTTCTTTGCGCCCAACCTGTTAACTTGTCTGAAGCTGCTTTAACACAAGTCAGCAGCACTATCCAAACAGATACCCGGATTCTCCAACCAGGTGAAGTTTTTTTGGCTTTACGAGGGGAAAATTTTGATGGACACGATTTTGTCCCCAGGGCGATCGCTCAGGGTGCAATAGCGGCTATTGTCGATTGTGATTATGACAATCCGGGTTTACCTGTATTGCAAGTCAGAAACACTTTAGAGGCATATCAGCAACTTGCTAGATGGTGGCGCGATCGCCTAAATATTCCGGTGATTGGGGTGACGGGTTCTGTGGGAAAAACCACAACCAAGGAAATCATCGCCGCAGTTTTGGCGACTGAGGGACGAGTTCACAAGACTTTTAGCAATTTTAATAATGAAATTGGCGTTCCCAAAACTTTGCTCGAACTGGATACAGAACATGACTATGCGGTGGTGGAAATGGCGATGCGGGGTCAAGGACAAATCGCTGAACTGACGCAAATAGCCCGTCCGAATATTGGGGTGATTACCAATGTGGGAACGGCACATATTGAGTTATTGGGTTCTGAAGAAGCGATCGCACAGGCTAAATGTGAGTTATTAGCCGAAATGCCTGAAGATGGTGTGGCTATTCTCAATCATGACAATCCTTTGTTAATGGCTACGGCGCAGCAAGTTTGGTCTGGGGAAGTTGTGACTTATGGTTTGTCTGGTGGTGACATCCAAGGGCTACTCATCGATCACGAAACGATACAAGTTAGAGGAATGCGGCTACCTTTACCTTTACCTGGTCGTCACAATGCCAGTAATTTCTTAGCAGCTTTAGCTGTGGCGCAGGTTTTGGGCATCGACTGGTCAAAGTTGCAGGATGGTGTGATGGTGAATATGCCCACGGGGCGATCGCAACGGTTTACGCTGCCCCATGATATACTTATCTTAGATGAGACTTATAATGCTGCACCAGAAGCTATGGCAGCAGCTTTGCAATTGTTAGCAGATACACCCGGAAAACGCAAAATTGCTGTATTGGGTGCGATGAAGGAATTGGGCGAAAAATCACTGCAACTGCACCAAAGAGTCGGTGAAACGGTGCAGAGGTTGCAATTAGACGGTTTGCTGGTTTTGGTGGATGGCAAAGATGCAGAAGCGATCGCCAAAAGTGCTGGAGGTATTCCATCAGAGTGCTTTACCTCTCATGCTGATTTGCTAGCTCGATTAAAGACATTTGTCCAAACAGGCGATCGCCTTTTATTCAAAGCTGCCCATTCAGTGGGACTTGATCGCGTTGTTAATCAGTTTCGCGCAGAATTTCTCTAA
- a CDS encoding TrbI/VirB10 family protein — MTSYSIHPEFSGQHLVKPIPEKHEADSADWESRMAKLVGFEEESPKVNVDSVEADSASLQENQSQPEEVQTEQSLSYNPFAKLALVGSATLAVVVVAGAFLSQVMNTSNQQPTNNLVSSTAELPAISESPQQSLEQEVEILKTKLALAEQAQTVTAAQQNLRNSVASQVETPQVRESTPRPVQTASTPRVVTVERIVERPAFSPIPVSPIAIAPTPPPLPAPVAVTTPETPPSPPDPLEEWTRLAKLGSYGQVNTTGESRVNTALSVPKSNSNVETQITNSNPEPTPPQSDILVSQAQSQSSKSIKVGSSVKAVLATSVFGETTRAKNNESNEDGNVFVLRLTEPLKSVDGAIALPANTELLAEISSISEQGLLRLNVVKVISENNGELIEKTLPNNAITVSAPQGKPLVASQYPNQGSSIAGMDLGLFVLGGIGKGAELFNRTESQVEIQGASTIVTNTTNRRNIPAGILEGGLKSVVPQISQRNQQAIAQMMQRTNVWFIPAGKEVEIYVNRTMQL, encoded by the coding sequence ATGACTTCTTATTCAATTCATCCCGAATTTTCTGGACAACATCTAGTCAAACCCATCCCTGAGAAGCACGAAGCAGACTCTGCCGATTGGGAATCCAGAATGGCTAAATTGGTTGGCTTTGAAGAAGAATCTCCCAAAGTCAACGTTGACTCAGTAGAAGCAGACTCAGCCAGCTTGCAGGAAAACCAGTCTCAACCAGAAGAAGTACAAACTGAGCAATCTCTATCATATAATCCTTTTGCTAAGTTAGCCTTGGTAGGCAGTGCTACCTTGGCTGTAGTGGTAGTTGCGGGTGCGTTTTTATCGCAGGTAATGAATACCAGCAATCAACAGCCCACAAATAATCTTGTGTCTTCCACAGCAGAATTACCAGCAATAAGTGAATCCCCGCAGCAAAGTTTAGAGCAGGAAGTAGAGATTCTCAAAACGAAATTAGCCTTGGCTGAACAAGCCCAGACAGTGACAGCCGCCCAACAAAATCTCAGAAATAGTGTAGCTTCACAAGTGGAAACTCCACAGGTCAGGGAAAGCACACCAAGACCTGTGCAAACTGCTTCTACACCCAGGGTAGTGACAGTTGAGCGGATTGTGGAAAGGCCTGCTTTTTCACCAATTCCTGTTTCACCAATTGCTATAGCCCCTACACCTCCACCTCTACCAGCACCCGTAGCAGTGACAACTCCTGAGACTCCGCCATCTCCACCAGACCCCCTGGAGGAATGGACAAGGTTAGCCAAGTTAGGTAGTTACGGTCAGGTGAACACGACTGGTGAATCGAGAGTGAATACAGCATTATCTGTACCAAAAAGCAATTCTAATGTAGAAACCCAGATCACCAACTCTAACCCAGAACCAACGCCACCACAGTCAGATATTTTAGTCAGCCAAGCACAATCACAAAGCTCGAAATCTATCAAAGTCGGGAGTAGTGTCAAAGCTGTATTAGCAACATCTGTATTTGGGGAAACTACTCGCGCCAAGAATAATGAAAGTAATGAAGACGGTAATGTATTTGTTTTGCGTTTGACAGAGCCACTAAAATCAGTGGATGGTGCGATCGCTTTACCTGCTAATACGGAATTATTAGCTGAAATTAGTTCTATTTCCGAACAAGGGCTGCTGCGCTTGAATGTAGTCAAGGTAATTTCCGAAAATAACGGCGAACTTATAGAAAAGACTTTACCCAACAATGCAATTACGGTTAGCGCTCCCCAAGGTAAACCTTTAGTAGCAAGTCAATATCCCAATCAAGGTTCATCTATAGCCGGGATGGACTTAGGACTATTCGTTTTGGGAGGTATTGGTAAAGGAGCCGAGTTATTTAATCGGACTGAATCCCAAGTTGAAATACAGGGTGCTAGCACCATCGTCACCAACACCACCAATAGACGTAATATCCCGGCTGGAATTCTCGAAGGTGGTTTAAAATCTGTAGTTCCCCAAATTTCCCAACGCAATCAACAAGCGATCGCCCAAATGATGCAACGAACGAACGTTTGGTTCATCCCAGCTGGCAAAGAAGTCGAAATATACGTCAATAGAACGATGCAGTTATAA
- a CDS encoding MFS transporter gives MSQQPNSVSMRNFLIVWLGQLVSAMGSQMTGFAIEIWAWEITGKATTLTLVGFFSLLPSIIITPISGVIVDHFNRKLLMMVGDTVAVLSTIVILLLHLTNNLQIWHFYLTGAIVGTFNQFQSLAYSASVSLMIPKQHYTRASSLGFLSSYGSQILAPALAGFLYTIIGFVGIWLIDIFTFSIAICSLFIVKIPQPPPTKETENIANIWQDLGFGWRYIVNQKGLFALLIVNILFWLPHDIGNSLYTPMILSISNNNTLVLGSLASAAGLGGVMGAIIVSTWGGFRWKIKGVLLGMIGAGISKIVFGLGRSAWVWIPAQFCSSLNFPLNGSSDNAIWLAKVAPSVQGRVFGARSLLLQISSAVAYLIAGPLADHVFAPALSTDSSIFRGLFGTGTGAGIALLYVICALCMLLVGLVGFTVPLVRDVEKTVPDHDQVTL, from the coding sequence ATGTCACAACAACCAAATTCCGTCAGTATGCGTAATTTTCTCATAGTCTGGCTGGGTCAGCTAGTTTCTGCTATGGGTAGCCAAATGACCGGCTTTGCTATTGAAATTTGGGCTTGGGAAATTACAGGTAAGGCCACTACCTTGACTTTGGTGGGTTTTTTTAGTCTACTTCCTAGTATTATCATTACCCCGATTAGTGGTGTAATTGTAGACCATTTTAACCGCAAATTATTAATGATGGTAGGTGATACTGTCGCCGTTCTCAGCACAATTGTGATTTTGTTACTGCATCTCACCAATAATTTACAAATTTGGCACTTTTACCTCACAGGCGCTATCGTTGGAACTTTTAATCAATTTCAATCTTTAGCTTATTCGGCTTCAGTCTCGCTGATGATTCCCAAACAACATTATACCCGCGCCAGTAGTCTGGGATTTTTATCTAGTTACGGTAGCCAAATTCTTGCACCTGCTTTAGCGGGTTTTCTTTACACAATAATTGGTTTTGTCGGAATTTGGCTGATTGATATTTTTACTTTTAGTATAGCAATTTGCAGTTTATTTATAGTCAAAATTCCTCAACCACCACCCACAAAGGAAACTGAAAATATAGCCAATATTTGGCAAGATTTGGGATTTGGTTGGCGTTATATTGTTAATCAAAAAGGTTTATTCGCACTATTGATAGTGAATATATTATTTTGGCTACCCCATGATATTGGTAATTCTTTATATACACCGATGATTTTATCTATAAGTAATAATAATACTTTAGTGTTAGGCAGTTTAGCGTCTGCGGCTGGTTTGGGTGGTGTCATGGGGGCAATAATTGTTAGCACTTGGGGCGGATTTAGATGGAAAATTAAAGGTGTTTTATTGGGGATGATTGGTGCAGGTATCAGTAAAATTGTCTTTGGTTTGGGTAGAAGTGCTTGGGTTTGGATTCCGGCTCAATTTTGTTCTTCTTTGAATTTTCCTTTGAATGGGAGTTCAGATAATGCGATTTGGTTGGCTAAAGTTGCGCCTAGTGTGCAGGGAAGGGTTTTTGGGGCGCGATCGCTTCTTCTTCAGATCAGTTCTGCTGTAGCCTATTTAATAGCAGGACCCTTGGCTGATCATGTGTTTGCACCTGCGTTGAGTACAGATAGTAGTATATTTCGGGGATTATTTGGGACTGGGACTGGTGCAGGAATCGCGCTGTTGTATGTGATTTGTGCCTTGTGTATGTTGCTAGTGGGTTTAGTGGGGTTTACAGTCCCCTTAGTGCGGGATGTGGAAAAGACTGTACCTGACCATGATCAGGTGACTTTGTAG
- a CDS encoding ferric iron reductase: MIFDSNNREILQISPELANSNILGFLRKILNLAQSNLDSCYTDGIILTQPADDVEVISLDDYLQPDRLLSDWQTSEIYQKIPDIRIAASIWNKIYSWTTLPGVLALMTWAGVGLDASIENVSFVLEDGKPKALWFHDLSCTVIYPQRLPVPIPENYPGKIVNSVADLHQAVFTNLFQRNFAPMIDRVHSLTKLSKKTMWGNAVNASERQFAELSKCINSEAINTDYSVLYEQPYSCVIPGRNPLYNLVRSEQINEPGLPTTTIVRRTCCLYAFIPPGDEKCTNCPLLTPQERIAQIKKYMTEAD; encoded by the coding sequence ATGATATTTGATTCTAATAATCGAGAAATACTGCAAATATCTCCAGAATTAGCCAATAGTAATATACTGGGATTTTTAAGAAAAATATTGAATCTTGCTCAAAGCAATTTAGATAGTTGTTATACTGATGGCATTATTTTAACTCAACCTGCTGATGATGTTGAGGTAATTTCACTTGATGATTACCTACAACCAGATAGACTTTTATCTGATTGGCAAACCAGCGAGATATATCAAAAAATTCCAGACATTCGCATTGCTGCATCTATTTGGAACAAAATTTATAGCTGGACAACATTACCAGGTGTTTTAGCTTTAATGACTTGGGCGGGAGTAGGGCTAGATGCTTCTATTGAAAATGTGAGTTTTGTTTTGGAAGACGGTAAACCCAAGGCGTTATGGTTTCATGACCTGAGTTGTACTGTAATTTATCCTCAACGATTACCTGTACCAATTCCCGAAAATTATCCTGGAAAAATAGTAAATAGCGTTGCGGACTTACATCAAGCTGTTTTTACTAACTTATTTCAGCGCAATTTTGCACCGATGATAGACCGTGTTCATAGTTTAACTAAACTCTCTAAAAAAACTATGTGGGGGAATGCTGTAAACGCTTCTGAAAGGCAATTTGCTGAATTGAGTAAATGTATTAACTCAGAAGCAATAAACACAGATTATTCAGTCTTGTATGAACAACCTTACAGTTGCGTTATCCCAGGACGCAATCCTCTTTACAACTTAGTACGTAGTGAACAAATCAACGAACCGGGTTTACCAACAACAACCATAGTGAGACGCACTTGTTGCTTATATGCGTTTATTCCTCCAGGTGATGAAAAGTGTACAAATTGTCCTCTTCTCACACCCCAAGAACGTATCGCCCAAATCAAGAAATATATGACAGAAGCTGATTAA